From the Lathyrus oleraceus cultivar Zhongwan6 chromosome 4, CAAS_Psat_ZW6_1.0, whole genome shotgun sequence genome, one window contains:
- the LOC127136827 gene encoding uncharacterized protein LOC127136827, whose protein sequence is MVMVNRQQDADQIVDQHRQEDLAVENNLTTIVERIMARNGMGATLQRPLYISPLAEFILQAETPRGMKVPKYTKFGGESGESIIEHVARYLTESWDLAHNECLRVKNFPSSLTKASFTWFTSLAPSSINSWAKLEKKLHEQFYEGYSKISLAELSSIKRRFVESIDDYLNRFRSLKARCFTQVPEHELVQMAVGGLDYSIRKKIDPTFVKSMSQLVDRVRHLERLRLEKIRHNKSEKEKVAFVEYDTTDPIRETDYPSSTELEIDVAELKSGSAYECRSLLPTQGKNPVENNPKFPSKTYTFDVLKCEEIFDLLVKDGQMVVPPAIQEGRLKFAGRRMKIDIDPLHQEETLFVESVEISEYDEANMLEKTGESPDVDIAEVYPMADEDLVDFLYRCKNKDSQVCLCPRCGVVTDKIAAENFQKLQLGKSKRNVPTRGYQNERG, encoded by the exons ATGGTAATGGTCAACCGACAGCAGGATGCTGATCAAATCGTCGACCAACACCGACAAGAAGACTTGGCggtggaaaataatttgacaactattgtcgaaaggattatggctagaaaTGGCATGGGTGCCACGTTACAAAGGCCATTATACATTTCCCCGTTAGCTGAGTTTATTCTCCAAGCCGAGACGCCCAGGGGGATGAAAGTGCCTAAGTACACTAAATTTGGGGGAGAGTCTGGTGAATCGATAATAGAGCATGTCGCCAGATACTTAACAGAGTCATGGGATCTAGCTCATAATGAATGCTTAAGAGTAAAAAACTTCCCTTCCTCTCTGACCAAGGCTTCCTTCACATGGTTTACTTCGTTGGCCCCAAGTTCTATCAACTCATGGGCCAAACTAGAAAAGAAGTTAcatgaacagttttacgaaggatactccaaaattagtttggcgGAATTGTCTAGTATTAAGAGAAGGTTCGTTGAGAGTATAGATGATTATCTGAATCGTTTTAGGTCTTTAAAGGCTAGGTGCTTCACACAAGTGCCAGAACATGAACTAGTTCAAATGGCCGTAGGAGGattagattattccattaggaagaagatagatccaacttttgtgaaaagtaTGTCACAGCTGGTTGACAGAGTCCGACATCTAGAACGACTGAGGCTAGAAAAAATTAGGCACAATAAGTCTGAGAAAGAAAAGGTAGCGTTTGTCGAATACGACACGACAGACCCAATACGTGAGACCGATTATCCttcatcgaccgaattagaaattGACGTGGCTGAACTAAAGTCAGGGTCCGCCTATGAGTGTCGCTCATTGCTGCCTACGCAAGGGAAGAATCCTGTCGAAAACAACCCAAAATTCCCTTCAAAAACTTACACTTTTGACGTGTTGaagtgtgaggaaatttttgacttaTTGGTCAAAGATGGGCAGATGGTGGTGCCgcctg cgattcaagaaggcaggctgaaattTGCTGGCCGCAGGATGAAGATCGACATTGATCCTCTTCACCAGGAGGAAACCCTGTTCGTAGAATCAGTCGAGATCAGCGAATATGATGAGGCCAACATGCTGGAGAAAACTGGGGAAAGCCCAGATGTCGATATAGCTGAAGTTTACCCAATGGCTGATGAAGATTTGGTGGATTTTCTGTATCGCTGCAAAAACAAGGATTCACAGGTGTGCCTGTGCCCAAGGTGTGGTGTTGTCACCGACAAAATAGCAGCAGAGAACTTCCAGAAGTTGCAGCTGGGTAAGAGCAAAAGGAATGTGCCAACCAGGGGTTACCAGAATGAAAGAGGCTAA